A region from the Drosophila bipectinata strain 14024-0381.07 chromosome 3R, DbipHiC1v2, whole genome shotgun sequence genome encodes:
- the LOC108128811 gene encoding pre-rRNA-processing protein TSR2 homolog, translating into MATAQQTEFQKNFRLIVEKIFNHWQNLRLAVEHGMGGRNGQQVAIEIMDYTYQYCVGNDNITQGELQEVLEELMDQEFNTLCDDNSIPEICRNLLRYKQLSLQNQYPLIEAELSKLPAGKEWLRPDVKIAYTPIDGDSSSDEDMDDDDDEDTGMEEVDEEAPTTSGRVTRSQTRKQKAEDFVEPEEGWTTVRRK; encoded by the exons ATGGCAACTGCACAACAAACCGAATTCCAAAAGAATTTTCGCCTGATTGTTGAAAAGATTTTCAACCACTGGCAGAATCTGCGGCTAGCAGTGGAGCATGGCATGGGTGGACGCAATGGCCAACAG GTGGCCATTGAAATCATGGActacacatatcaatattgtgtAGGAAACGATAACATCACCCAGGGTGAACTGCAGGAGGTCCTGGAGGAACTAATGGACCAGGAGTTCAACACGCTATGCGACGATAACTCGATCCCTGAGATCTGTCGTAATCTGTTGCGCTACAAACAGCTGTCCCTGCAGAATCAGTATCCGCTGATTGAGGCTGAGCTAAGCAAACTTCCCGCCGGAAAGGAGTGGCTGCGCCCGGATGTAAAGATCGCCTACACTCCCATCGACGGAGACTCGTCATCCGACGAGGATatggatgatgatgatgatgaggataCTGGAATGGAGGAGGTCGACGAGGAGGCTCCCACAACAAGCGGCAGAGTGACCCGCTCACAAACGCGAAAACAAAAGGCTGAAGATTTCGTGGAACCAGAAGAAGGCTGGACCACTGTGCgcagaaaataa
- the PIG-P gene encoding phosphatidylinositol N-acetylglucosaminyltransferase subunit P: MPEHSPAPTPHRAVYGFAFYMLFTVLFFVYVAWAFIPIEFGLHSYLPDKYFAVFVPFLVIVFAWFFAFLIYPAINLSMTVNVDSVSSVVDPKLVLPKGTAFSSWDQLNHGKNSSYKQKVADPVNCNLCQTTHQSITRTPIAPLRFLDLQEVNTAYYN; this comes from the coding sequence ATGCCGGAACACAGTCCAGCACCGACTCCGCATAGAGCGGTGTACGGATTTGCCTTCTACATGTTATTTACGGTGTTGTTTTTCGTTTATGTAGCGTGGGCTTTTATACCCATCGAATTCGGCCTGCACTCGTATCTGCCGGATAAGTATTTCGCTGTTTTTGTACCATTTTTAGTGATAGTGTTCGCTTGGTTCTTCGCTTTCCTCATTTATCCAGCCATCAATCTATCGATGACAGTAAATGTGGATTCGGTTTCATCTGTGGTGGATCCCAAATTGGTCCTGCCGAAAGGAACAGCTTTCAGCTCCTGGGATCAGCTAAATCATGGAAAAAACTCATCATATAAACAAAAAGTGGCTGACCCAGTTAATTGCAATCTTTGCCAGACAACACACCAGTCCATAACACGAACACCCATCGCACCACTTCGTTTCCTGGATCTCCAGGAAGTAAATACAGCATATTACAACTAA
- the Tcs6 gene encoding uncharacterized protein Tcs6: protein MMPKIANKPNESTIRVPFETPHLAEIAYKVLSVDQEPRRNFVQKTLSLDNDVLVVHFEADQVKNLRTAITSFFESLLLCQDTIKHFGEPTVPENSGDAGTQSSTDSA, encoded by the exons ATGATGCCAAAAATTGCGAATAAACCAAACGAATC CACAATAAGAGTGCCGTTCGAAACGCCACACCTCGCCGAAATCGCTTACAAGGTGCTAAGTGTCGACCAGGAACCACGCCGGAATTTCGTACAAAAAACCCTCAGCTTGGATAACGACGTCCTGGTGGTGCATTTCGAAGCTGACCAAGTAAAAAACCTCCGCACGGCCATCACATCCTTCTTCGAGAGCCTGCTTCTCTGTCAGGACACGATTAAGCACTTCGGGGAACCCACAGTTCCAGAGAACAGCGGAGATGCCGGAACACAGTCCAGCACCGACTCCGCATAG
- the RpL34a gene encoding large ribosomal subunit protein eL34, with amino-acid sequence MVQRLTLRRRLSYNTRSNKRRIVRTPGGRLVYQYVKKNKTVPRCGQCKEKLKGITPSRPSERPRLSKRHKTVSRTYGGVLCHGCLRERIVRAFLLEEQKIVKALKTQHDTLVKPVKKVEKKPVKAATKKPAGKTAGKTAGKTAGKTVGKPGAKAAGKKPAPKGPIKTKK; translated from the exons ATGGTTCAACGCTTGACTTTGAGGCGACGTCTGTCCTACAACACCCGCTCCAACAAGAGGCGCAT TGTTCGCACTCCTGGTGGCCGTCTGGTGTACCAGTACGTCAAGAAGAATAAGACTGTGCCGCGTTGCGGACAGTGCAAGGAAAAGCTTAAGGGCATCACTCCTTCCCGCCCCAGCGAGCGTCCGCGTCTGTCCAAGCGCCATAAGACCGTGAGCCGCACCTACGGAGGTGTCCTGTGCCATGGATGCCTGCGTGAGCGCATTGTTCGTGCTTTTCTCCTCGAGGAGCAGAAGATTGTCAAGGCTCTGAAGACCCAGCATGATACCCTGGTTAAGCCAGTtaagaaggtggagaagaagCCCGTGAAGGCTGCTACCAAGAAGCCTGCTGGCAAGACTGCTGGCAAGACCGCTGGTAAGACCGCTGGTAAGACCGTTGGCAAACCTGGTGCCAAGGCCGCCGGAAAGAAGCCCGCCCCTAAGGGACCCATCAAGACCAAGAAGTGA
- the Lipt2 gene encoding putative lipoyltransferase 2, mitochondrial, translated as MSTSRPLVTVVRAGLHNYAAGLKLQNRLAKTNQSLDDYAKFRNYLVLQEHDPVYTIGIRTKGYTEADEERLRKLGADFHRTDRGGLITFHGPGQIVAYPILHLRQFNLTMRNYVGTLERMVIETCQRLGIPNAKTTMDTGIWVGDYKICAIGVHGSRYVTTHGIGLNCCTDLKWFEHIVPCGIEGKGVTSLSKELARHVSTEEASRTLLKSFSQIFDCRLEEQADSRACDTI; from the coding sequence ATGTCCACAAGCCGGCCCCTAGTCACTGTTGTCCGGGCCGGACTTCATAATTACGCTGCGGGATTGAAGCTGCAGAATCGCCTGGCGAAGACCAATCAAAGCCTAGATGATTATGCGAAATTTCGTAACTACCTGGTGCTCCAAGAGCACGATCCCGTCTACACCATAGGAATACGGACAAAAGGATACACCGAGGCTGATGAGGAGAGGCTGCGAAAGCTGGGGGCCGACTTCCATCGGACGGACCGTGGTGGCTTGATAACATTTCATGGCCCTGGTCAGATAGTGGCCTATCCGATCCTTCACCTGCGTCAGTTCAATCTCACAATGCGCAACTATGTGGGCACGCTGGAGCGCATGGTAATCGAAACCTGCCAGAGACTTGGCATTCCAAACGCTAAGACAACCATGGATACGGGAATCTGGGTGGGTGACTATAAGATCTGCGCCATCGGCGTCCACGGTTCACGTTACGTCACTACGCATGGAATCGGTCTCAACTGCTGCACCGACCTTAAGTGGTTTGAACACATAGTGCCCTGTGGCATTGAGGGCAAGGGCGTTACTTCATTGAGTAAAGAACTGGCTCGGCACGTCAGCACCGAAGAGGCCAGTCGGACCCTTCTTAAAAGCTTTTCCCAAATATTTGACTGTCGCCTGGAGGAGCAGGCAGACTCCAGAGCGTGTGATACAATTTAG